One window of the Chitinophaga niabensis genome contains the following:
- a CDS encoding winged helix-turn-helix domain-containing protein: MQDIYEQIHELEGIPGMSKHEQLVQGIINTINARLLSRGDALPSVNKLISKLGFARETIARGYKELVERGIVTSRNRKGFFVSSNDTGQQLKVALLLFAFDTFQETFYKTFRANIGENIQLDVFFHHNNIEVFESIVSTIKGRYGMYVVAPIPHPKTAEILKVLPMDKFLMIDRYEPLAADYSHIMMIS; the protein is encoded by the coding sequence ATGCAGGATATATATGAACAGATACATGAGCTGGAGGGGATACCGGGTATGTCCAAACACGAGCAGCTGGTGCAGGGGATCATCAATACTATTAACGCCAGGTTATTGTCCAGAGGGGATGCCCTGCCTTCTGTCAATAAACTGATCAGCAAACTGGGCTTTGCCCGGGAAACAATTGCCAGGGGATATAAGGAGCTGGTGGAAAGAGGTATTGTGACTTCCCGTAACAGGAAAGGTTTCTTTGTGAGCAGCAATGATACAGGTCAGCAACTGAAAGTGGCTTTGCTGTTATTTGCATTTGACACCTTCCAGGAAACTTTTTATAAAACGTTCCGGGCAAATATCGGCGAGAACATTCAGCTGGATGTTTTCTTCCATCATAATAATATAGAGGTATTTGAATCCATTGTTTCTACCATTAAAGGGCGATACGGCATGTATGTCGTAGCGCCCATTCCACATCCCAAAACAGCGGAGATCCTGAAAGTGCTGCCCATGGATAAATTCCTGATGATAGACCGGTATGAGCCCTTAGCGGCTGACTATTCTCACATAATGATGATATCGTGA
- a CDS encoding RagB/SusD family nutrient uptake outer membrane protein has translation MKSITTLVLITLLLITPSCMKDYLNKTPDEDLTVDKVFTNPTFAEQYLANIYWHLPKEIAFVDNPGAGNPPNNPFTAASDEMELSYENNFAQVMNTGNWNPTTYTQDIWSQCYIAIRKANIFLENIDKLQPSELATAERISHWRGEALFLRAFYHFCLIRVYGPAPIVDKTVPLDDDFKATRRQPIDKCVDFIVSECDKAAALLQPRITAENDYGRPSKAAAAALKARVLLYMASPLWNGNPEYAGLKDKEGMRLFPDAQPARWQTAATAAKACIDLAESVGFKIYKSATNDPVKNYQEVFYVNFNDEVFFTSNDPGYNNIDAYSEPRGMPGAFWPLQTPSQDIVDDYEMANGLRPILGYNADMTPVINPASGYSENAQAAAATAYYYAGTRTMYVGREPRFYASINFTGAKFKTTPPQSRTTPLQFWKGGLDGRPVASGENFSRTGYLLKKLTQPAFVMQPKADPPRVWIFFRLGEQYLNYAEALNEAQGPVADVYKYVNLIRERSGLPGLPSGLSQADMRERIRHERRIELAFETHRYFDTHRWLTAESIDNKNIYGLDVLTSGYNIASDAFYKRTAIEKRVFQKKHYLWPIQQREIEKNPNLVQNPGW, from the coding sequence ATGAAATCTATTACAACGCTGGTGCTCATTACGCTGCTTTTGATAACACCGTCCTGCATGAAGGACTACCTGAATAAAACACCGGATGAAGATCTGACAGTTGATAAGGTATTTACCAACCCTACTTTTGCGGAGCAATACCTGGCCAATATTTACTGGCATCTGCCCAAGGAGATCGCTTTTGTAGATAATCCGGGTGCAGGTAATCCGCCCAATAATCCATTTACAGCAGCATCTGATGAAATGGAATTGAGTTATGAGAATAACTTCGCCCAGGTGATGAATACAGGTAACTGGAATCCTACTACTTACACACAGGATATCTGGTCGCAATGTTACATCGCTATCAGAAAAGCGAACATCTTCCTGGAAAACATTGATAAACTGCAACCTTCAGAACTGGCCACTGCCGAAAGGATCAGCCATTGGAGAGGGGAAGCACTTTTCCTCCGGGCATTCTATCACTTTTGCCTGATCAGGGTATATGGACCTGCTCCGATAGTAGATAAAACAGTTCCGCTGGACGATGACTTTAAGGCCACTAGGCGCCAGCCTATCGACAAATGTGTTGATTTTATTGTCAGTGAATGTGATAAAGCCGCTGCATTATTACAGCCAAGGATCACAGCGGAGAATGATTATGGAAGACCATCGAAGGCAGCTGCAGCAGCCCTGAAAGCAAGAGTGCTTTTGTATATGGCCAGTCCTTTGTGGAATGGTAACCCTGAGTATGCAGGATTGAAGGATAAAGAAGGTATGCGCTTATTCCCGGATGCGCAGCCTGCCAGATGGCAAACAGCCGCTACTGCTGCTAAAGCCTGTATTGATCTGGCAGAATCCGTAGGGTTTAAAATATACAAGTCTGCTACCAACGATCCTGTAAAGAATTACCAGGAAGTATTTTATGTTAACTTTAATGACGAGGTATTTTTTACCAGCAATGATCCCGGCTACAATAATATTGATGCCTACAGCGAGCCGAGAGGTATGCCAGGTGCCTTTTGGCCACTGCAAACACCTTCTCAGGATATTGTAGATGATTATGAAATGGCGAACGGCCTGCGTCCTATCCTTGGATACAATGCAGATATGACGCCTGTCATCAACCCGGCCTCAGGATATAGTGAGAATGCACAGGCAGCTGCCGCCACTGCCTATTATTATGCCGGTACCCGTACAATGTATGTAGGCAGGGAACCACGTTTTTATGCAAGTATCAATTTCACCGGTGCAAAATTTAAAACAACACCTCCACAGAGCAGGACCACGCCATTACAGTTTTGGAAAGGAGGGCTTGATGGCCGTCCTGTTGCAAGTGGTGAAAATTTCAGCAGAACGGGGTATCTTCTGAAGAAACTTACACAGCCGGCATTTGTGATGCAGCCCAAGGCTGACCCGCCCAGGGTATGGATCTTCTTCAGACTGGGAGAACAATACCTGAATTACGCAGAAGCACTGAACGAAGCACAAGGACCCGTTGCGGATGTTTATAAATACGTGAACCTGATCAGGGAACGTAGCGGCCTGCCTGGTTTACCATCAGGATTATCACAGGCGGATATGAGAGAAAGGATACGTCACGAACGCAGGATAGAACTGGCATTTGAAACACACCGCTATTTTGATACACACCGCTGGCTGACCGCAGAAAGTATTGATAACAAAAACATTTATGGCCTCGATGTATTGACCTCAGGATATAACATCGCCAGCGATGCATTTTATAAGAGAACAGCAATAGAGAAAAGGGTTTTTCAGAAGAAGCATTACTTATGGCCGATCCAGCAGCGGGAAATAGAGAAGAACCCGAACCTGGTACAAAACCCCGGCTGGTAG
- a CDS encoding SusC/RagA family TonB-linked outer membrane protein, whose translation MQLFTSSMFTDRLFGKCLLLMLLCYGISPLSTKATITPLSFVVSGTVTNEKDEALPGSSVRIKGSAKGVTTDMNGKFMIEVEREDDSLIVSFVGYKNTTILVGSQRTVIVKLMPDEESQKLNEVQVVGFGTQRKSTMVGAVSSVSVKEIQKVATPSLTNAIGGKLAGVITRQTSGEPGYDAAKIFIRGLVSQSGTNKPLIIVDGAERELQDYWTTMNIQEIESFSVLKDASATAVYGNRGANGVVLITTRKGTVGKPTVTLRSEMAAIVPMRIEDNIDGFEYASLHNEALANVGLPPKYSPQELQKYKDGSDPYLYPNVNWYDVVLKRRTRQLMNNLGVSGGTEAVRYYVNLGYTIQEGIYNEDPSNAYKTNAALKRYNFRSNVDIKLRKNLTLELGLSGIISGANFPGRDAGGIFTSLKLTAPNAYPIKNPNGSQPGAFGDLALNPYAVVTQTGYTKQFYNTLVSNLGVKWDLSSVTPGLSVRGLTAFDVVDITQNVRQKSPATFFYTKDPVTGAESYRPIASESALGFFNLNETYRTIYGQVSANYDRSFGNHNVTGLLAAERREYVNVNTTSSIANLPERRQGLVGRFTYNYDFRYLFEVSAGYNGSENFPKGKQYGLFPSVGVGWLISNENFWNKNVVSTLKIRGNYGVVGNDRIGGARFLFLSTYNKSAGGYTFGLNQNINPGGKSEARIGNENVTWETAYKSDIGLDLELFQGKVTLTADVFHERREGQLLERKIFPIYTGYPSGSIPYGNVGITTNKGIDGSIQIRNTTKSGFYYSFNGTFTYAKNVIIENDAPKALYPYQDLRGSAIGSNLGYRALGFFEDQRDIDNSPTQTDLQSIIRPGDIKYEDINKDGRINDADRVIIGSYGSEPQIMFGFGATAGWKGFDATIFFTGAARRDFFFTQGWTAWAFSGTVGSYNVMQQVYDKRWVAGADNSNAEFPAVRAGSTNNYIGSTLWQRSGDYLRIKNAEIGYTIPVSITHKATLKSIRVFVQGTNLATWDHIKVIDPESNFGTGNYPVTQNFNFGLEVNF comes from the coding sequence ATGCAATTGTTTACAAGTTCCATGTTTACCGACCGTCTGTTCGGAAAATGTTTACTACTGATGCTGCTATGTTATGGCATCAGCCCACTTTCAACCAAAGCCACCATTACGCCCCTTTCTTTTGTTGTTTCCGGAACGGTTACCAATGAAAAGGATGAAGCGTTACCCGGATCATCGGTACGTATTAAAGGATCCGCCAAAGGTGTTACCACAGACATGAATGGAAAGTTCATGATTGAAGTGGAAAGGGAAGATGATTCCCTGATAGTTAGCTTTGTTGGTTATAAGAACACCACCATTCTTGTAGGCAGCCAAAGGACCGTCATTGTTAAATTAATGCCGGATGAAGAAAGCCAGAAGTTAAATGAAGTACAGGTAGTAGGTTTCGGAACGCAAAGAAAAAGTACCATGGTAGGTGCGGTATCTTCTGTTTCCGTAAAAGAGATCCAGAAAGTGGCCACACCCTCCCTTACCAATGCCATTGGCGGTAAACTTGCTGGTGTGATCACCCGCCAGACTTCCGGTGAGCCGGGATATGATGCCGCCAAGATCTTCATCCGCGGCCTGGTTTCACAAAGCGGTACCAACAAACCACTGATCATTGTGGATGGTGCAGAACGTGAACTGCAGGATTACTGGACCACCATGAACATACAGGAGATAGAAAGCTTTTCTGTATTGAAAGATGCTTCTGCCACAGCGGTATATGGTAACAGAGGTGCCAATGGTGTGGTGTTGATCACCACCAGGAAAGGTACTGTCGGCAAACCCACAGTAACCCTGCGTTCAGAAATGGCTGCGATAGTACCCATGCGCATAGAAGATAACATAGATGGCTTTGAGTATGCATCGCTGCATAATGAAGCATTGGCGAATGTTGGCTTGCCACCTAAATATTCCCCGCAGGAACTGCAGAAGTATAAGGATGGATCTGATCCTTATTTATACCCCAATGTGAACTGGTATGATGTTGTGCTGAAAAGGCGCACCCGCCAGCTGATGAATAACCTGGGTGTATCCGGCGGTACGGAGGCTGTGAGATATTATGTGAACCTGGGATATACCATCCAGGAAGGTATCTATAATGAAGATCCCAGCAATGCCTATAAAACAAACGCTGCGCTGAAACGATATAACTTCAGGTCTAACGTAGATATCAAACTGCGGAAGAACCTTACACTGGAATTAGGACTGTCTGGTATCATCTCAGGTGCTAATTTCCCCGGCCGTGATGCAGGCGGTATTTTCACTTCGCTGAAACTTACAGCGCCCAATGCTTATCCTATCAAAAACCCCAATGGCAGCCAACCCGGCGCATTCGGTGATCTGGCATTGAATCCTTATGCAGTGGTTACACAAACAGGCTACACCAAACAGTTCTACAATACACTGGTCAGCAACCTGGGTGTTAAATGGGACCTCTCGTCTGTAACGCCGGGATTATCTGTACGCGGCCTTACTGCTTTTGATGTGGTGGATATCACGCAGAACGTAAGACAGAAAAGTCCGGCTACTTTCTTCTATACAAAAGATCCTGTCACTGGCGCCGAATCATACAGGCCAATTGCATCTGAGTCTGCATTGGGTTTCTTTAACCTGAATGAAACTTACAGGACCATCTATGGGCAGGTATCTGCTAATTACGACCGCTCTTTTGGAAATCATAATGTAACAGGATTATTGGCCGCGGAAAGAAGGGAGTACGTGAATGTGAACACCACCAGTTCTATCGCTAATTTACCCGAACGCCGCCAGGGATTGGTAGGCCGTTTTACCTATAACTACGATTTCCGTTACCTCTTTGAAGTAAGTGCGGGTTATAATGGATCGGAGAATTTCCCTAAAGGCAAACAATATGGATTGTTCCCTTCAGTAGGTGTTGGCTGGTTGATCTCCAATGAAAACTTCTGGAACAAGAATGTGGTGAGCACATTGAAAATAAGAGGGAACTACGGCGTAGTGGGTAACGACAGGATAGGAGGAGCGAGATTCCTGTTCCTTTCAACATATAATAAATCTGCCGGTGGTTATACATTCGGTCTGAACCAGAATATTAATCCCGGTGGTAAAAGTGAAGCCCGCATCGGTAATGAGAATGTGACCTGGGAAACGGCGTATAAATCAGATATAGGGCTTGATCTTGAATTGTTCCAGGGTAAGGTCACCCTTACTGCAGATGTATTCCATGAGCGCAGGGAAGGTCAGTTACTGGAGCGTAAGATCTTCCCGATCTACACCGGTTACCCTTCAGGATCTATTCCTTATGGTAACGTAGGTATCACCACTAACAAGGGAATAGATGGAAGTATCCAGATCAGGAACACTACCAAAAGCGGTTTCTATTATTCTTTCAATGGAACATTCACCTATGCTAAGAATGTGATCATAGAAAACGATGCGCCCAAAGCTTTATATCCGTACCAGGACCTTAGAGGAAGTGCTATTGGATCAAACCTGGGTTACAGGGCATTGGGTTTCTTCGAGGATCAGCGGGATATAGATAACAGTCCTACTCAGACAGACCTTCAGTCTATCATCCGCCCCGGAGATATTAAATATGAAGATATCAACAAGGATGGCCGGATCAATGATGCAGACCGGGTGATCATTGGAAGTTATGGTTCTGAACCACAGATCATGTTTGGCTTTGGTGCTACGGCAGGATGGAAAGGTTTTGATGCTACGATCTTCTTCACGGGCGCAGCCAGGAGAGACTTTTTCTTCACACAGGGCTGGACGGCCTGGGCATTCTCTGGTACTGTTGGCAGTTATAATGTAATGCAGCAGGTATATGATAAACGCTGGGTTGCAGGAGCAGATAATTCAAACGCTGAATTCCCTGCTGTAAGGGCCGGTAGTACCAATAACTACATCGGCTCCACCCTCTGGCAGCGGAGTGGAGATTACCTGCGGATCAAAAATGCGGAGATCGGATATACCATCCCTGTGAGCATCACACACAAAGCCACGCTTAAAAGCATCAGGGTATTTGTGCAGGGAACTAACCTGGCTACCTGGGATCATATAAAAGTGATCGATCCTGAATCCAATTTTGGAACGGGCAACTATCCTGTTACGCAGAATTTCAATTTTGGATTAGAAGTTAATTTTTAG
- a CDS encoding sodium:solute symporter family transporter codes for MNWHQLDILIVAAYILLMLGIGFWHRRFANKSMDNFFLGGRKIPGWLNGVSYTSALVSPDAATGYGGLAVATGGFICWWYLSRFGLALFLGGVLFAVFWRRLNLFTTLEFYDLRFPKRAAAAMRLWIAIRTSLIAMPAWTGITLLAAYKIMGPAFDLTKLQTLYLVVPISLLFVFSSGYKGVVVSNFIQMIIFLAGTLMLAYLTLDHFGGAAAMVEAIGNKFGPTGKEILGSVPPEDHAIFPLAAAFGWLLGQSIGYGGDAAPMGGAMEGQRILSTRTPAEALTMYVVAAISMFLLLLLVTLPSISAAVIWPELRETGADRELVYGRLMKLLLPTGAMGLMVAAMLAATMSTVGDNLNFGSQVLVSDIYRRWFVPKAKEAHYMLMGKIGMVVILALSVAVVFNVLIITDVAIFMLSLSAAELPANWAQWWWWRFNGPARVAASFGGAGVFCLVVVGPKLLAYFGVPWADSLIIAWYWQTLLVMGLTTVLWVTVALLTKPDPEELLQSFYLRAHPLGCWTPFKHLDKPGTEGEFKPVFQGIFIAIIGTGSVSFFILGLTHVWFAKYLSGALTIGASVIAFIVFWQLAKRYLAFLATRAADNTITYKNSAT; via the coding sequence ATGAATTGGCATCAATTAGACATTTTGATCGTAGCTGCGTACATCCTGCTGATGCTCGGAATCGGGTTCTGGCACCGCCGCTTTGCTAACAAAAGCATGGATAATTTTTTCCTGGGTGGCCGTAAGATCCCCGGGTGGTTAAATGGCGTGTCTTATACTTCAGCATTGGTGAGTCCGGATGCGGCTACCGGTTACGGAGGATTGGCTGTGGCAACAGGAGGTTTTATCTGCTGGTGGTACCTGAGCCGTTTTGGCCTGGCGCTGTTCCTGGGAGGTGTGTTGTTTGCGGTTTTCTGGAGAAGGTTGAATTTATTCACCACACTGGAATTCTATGATCTGCGTTTTCCTAAAAGAGCAGCAGCTGCCATGCGGTTATGGATTGCTATCCGGACTTCATTGATAGCCATGCCGGCCTGGACGGGGATTACCTTACTGGCAGCTTACAAGATCATGGGGCCCGCCTTTGATCTTACCAAACTGCAAACACTTTATCTCGTTGTTCCTATATCCCTGTTATTTGTTTTTTCTTCTGGATACAAGGGAGTAGTTGTATCCAACTTCATACAGATGATCATTTTCCTGGCTGGTACTTTAATGCTGGCCTATCTCACCCTTGATCACTTTGGAGGAGCAGCTGCGATGGTGGAAGCCATTGGCAATAAATTCGGACCCACTGGTAAGGAAATTCTGGGTTCGGTACCACCTGAAGATCATGCAATATTCCCCTTGGCTGCAGCCTTCGGCTGGCTCCTGGGGCAAAGTATTGGTTATGGTGGAGACGCTGCTCCAATGGGTGGCGCGATGGAGGGGCAACGTATCCTCTCCACGCGTACGCCCGCAGAAGCATTAACCATGTATGTTGTGGCAGCTATCAGCATGTTCTTATTGCTTTTACTGGTTACGCTGCCCAGTATAAGCGCAGCGGTGATCTGGCCGGAATTGCGTGAGACCGGAGCAGACCGGGAATTGGTGTATGGACGATTAATGAAACTCTTATTACCCACTGGTGCCATGGGATTAATGGTGGCAGCGATGCTTGCCGCAACTATGTCTACCGTTGGAGACAACCTGAACTTTGGCAGCCAGGTATTGGTGAGTGATATCTACCGCAGATGGTTTGTACCCAAAGCAAAAGAAGCACATTATATGCTGATGGGAAAAATAGGCATGGTGGTTATCCTGGCTTTGTCTGTAGCAGTGGTATTCAATGTACTGATCATTACGGACGTGGCCATATTCATGCTTTCACTCAGTGCAGCGGAATTACCGGCAAACTGGGCACAGTGGTGGTGGTGGCGGTTCAATGGACCGGCACGCGTAGCAGCATCTTTTGGCGGGGCCGGTGTTTTTTGTCTTGTTGTTGTGGGGCCTAAGTTACTTGCTTATTTCGGCGTGCCATGGGCAGACAGCCTTATCATTGCCTGGTATTGGCAAACATTGTTAGTGATGGGCTTAACCACTGTACTCTGGGTAACAGTTGCCCTGCTCACCAAACCAGATCCTGAAGAGTTATTACAGAGCTTCTATCTCAGGGCACATCCATTGGGATGCTGGACGCCATTTAAACACCTGGATAAACCAGGTACGGAAGGCGAATTTAAACCTGTTTTCCAGGGCATCTTTATTGCCATCATCGGAACAGGATCTGTTTCATTTTTTATTCTCGGGCTAACGCATGTCTGGTTTGCAAAATACCTTTCCGGCGCATTAACAATAGGGGCATCTGTGATCGCATTTATTGTTTTCTGGCAGCTGGCAAAGAGGTATCTCGCCTTCCTGGCTACCCGTGCTGCAGATAACACAATAACGTATAAAAATAGTGCAACATGA
- a CDS encoding LacI family DNA-binding transcriptional regulator, which translates to MEKKNYTSQDVADMAGVSQSTVSRVFAGNTNVSAKKRKKILEVAEKLDYQPNAIARGLITNKTKMVGIVIKYFHNPFYSEVLSAFYNRLSSLGYHLIFINSDNDEIQASEINLLIDYKVEGVIITDAILSSSAAKKLSRNNTTVVLFNRYIKDSESKAVYCDNYFAGRQLATYLVEMGHKSIAFISGPFNTSTTIDRKQGFEEVLAERGLPPLHVESGIYTYESGFKAAQALVAMKEKVDCIFCANDITALGAIEAIREMGLSIPEDISVVGFDDINMANWPSYSLTTWKQPIDEMVDNAVKLLLGEETNQENVVKLKGNLVIRKSVKAKK; encoded by the coding sequence TTGGAGAAGAAAAATTATACATCACAGGATGTAGCAGATATGGCTGGGGTTTCCCAGTCTACTGTTTCAAGGGTTTTTGCCGGAAATACGAATGTTTCTGCCAAGAAGAGGAAAAAGATCCTCGAAGTGGCAGAGAAGTTGGATTATCAGCCTAATGCTATCGCCAGGGGCCTGATAACCAATAAAACAAAGATGGTGGGTATTGTGATCAAGTATTTTCATAATCCCTTTTATTCTGAAGTGCTTTCTGCATTTTATAACAGGTTATCCTCATTAGGCTATCACCTTATTTTTATCAACTCAGATAATGATGAGATCCAGGCCAGCGAGATCAACCTTTTGATTGATTATAAGGTAGAAGGAGTGATCATTACAGATGCGATCCTCTCTTCTTCCGCAGCCAAGAAACTATCGCGTAATAATACCACCGTTGTACTGTTCAACCGCTATATCAAAGACTCTGAGTCTAAAGCGGTGTACTGTGATAACTACTTTGCAGGCCGGCAGCTGGCCACCTATCTTGTAGAGATGGGGCATAAGTCGATCGCGTTTATATCAGGACCATTCAATACCTCTACCACAATAGACAGGAAACAGGGCTTCGAAGAAGTGCTGGCAGAAAGAGGGCTTCCTCCTTTACACGTTGAAAGCGGAATATATACATATGAGAGCGGGTTTAAAGCAGCCCAGGCTTTAGTGGCCATGAAAGAAAAAGTGGATTGCATCTTCTGTGCAAATGACATTACAGCCCTTGGTGCCATTGAAGCGATCCGGGAAATGGGGTTAAGCATACCCGAAGACATTTCTGTTGTTGGATTTGACGATATCAATATGGCAAACTGGCCATCCTATTCCTTAACCACCTGGAAGCAGCCGATAGATGAAATGGTAGACAATGCCGTAAAACTATTATTGGGAGAAGAAACAAATCAGGAGAATGTCGTGAAATTAAAAGGGAACCTGGTGATCAGAAAATCAGTAAAGGCAAAGAAGTAA
- a CDS encoding glycoside hydrolase family 172 protein has protein sequence MIRTLYSTLLLILFCGIAQAQELYDLPAGAETRWISLENIAGAKGKGGMENKGAKGHASEWLKAGESKVMMDYDGAGVINRIWLTIIDRSPAALRSMYIEMYWDGATKPAVSVPLGDFFGIGLGRRTAFQSALFSDPEGRSFNCNIPMPFKKHAKIVLVNASKVNQLLFYDVNLTRLKKHPKEIAYFHAWWSTNSNNSKLGDDFEILPRIKGKGRFLGTNLSIIADPIYGDTWFGEGEVKAYLDGDKEYPTLVGTGTEDYIGSAWNLGAFSHLYQGAPIVDKAKKQFAFYRYHIPDPIYFNTDCKITIQQMGGAGRDLIRGIAKAGGKVKPNSVMTPKGLIKLFEDSSFPDINDDKFPADEWVNFYRVDNYSATAYFYLDKPENELPPLQPLTERLIGIL, from the coding sequence ATGATAAGAACATTGTACAGTACGCTCCTGCTAATCCTTTTTTGTGGAATAGCACAGGCACAGGAGTTATACGATCTGCCAGCCGGAGCTGAAACCCGTTGGATCAGTTTAGAGAACATTGCCGGTGCCAAAGGAAAAGGTGGCATGGAAAACAAGGGCGCGAAGGGCCATGCTTCCGAATGGCTGAAAGCAGGAGAAAGCAAAGTAATGATGGACTATGATGGTGCCGGTGTGATCAACCGCATCTGGCTGACCATTATAGACAGAAGCCCGGCAGCGCTACGTTCTATGTATATAGAAATGTATTGGGACGGTGCCACCAAACCAGCGGTATCTGTGCCGCTGGGGGATTTCTTTGGAATTGGCTTAGGCCGCAGAACAGCCTTTCAAAGTGCATTGTTCTCAGATCCTGAAGGCAGGTCTTTCAACTGTAATATTCCCATGCCTTTTAAGAAGCATGCAAAGATCGTACTGGTGAATGCTTCAAAAGTTAACCAGCTGTTGTTCTATGATGTGAACCTCACACGCCTGAAAAAGCATCCGAAAGAGATTGCTTATTTCCATGCATGGTGGAGCACGAATAGTAATAACAGCAAATTGGGAGATGACTTTGAAATACTGCCACGTATAAAAGGGAAGGGCCGCTTTTTGGGCACTAACCTCAGCATTATCGCAGACCCGATCTATGGTGATACCTGGTTTGGAGAAGGAGAAGTAAAAGCTTACCTGGATGGTGATAAGGAATATCCTACACTGGTAGGCACAGGTACAGAAGACTATATAGGCTCTGCCTGGAACCTCGGTGCTTTTTCACACCTGTACCAGGGCGCACCTATTGTTGATAAAGCGAAGAAACAATTTGCTTTCTACCGTTATCACATCCCTGATCCCATATACTTTAATACAGACTGTAAGATCACCATCCAGCAAATGGGTGGGGCAGGAAGAGACCTGATCAGGGGGATCGCCAAGGCAGGTGGTAAAGTAAAGCCGAATTCGGTGATGACGCCCAAAGGATTGATCAAGTTATTTGAAGATTCCTCTTTCCCGGATATCAATGATGATAAATTCCCGGCGGATGAATGGGTGAACTTTTACAGGGTGGATAATTATTCTGCCACCGCATATTTCTACCTGGATAAACCAGAGAATGAACTGCCTCCGTTGCAGCCATTGACAGAACGACTGATAGGCATACTTTGA